The Calypte anna isolate BGI_N300 chromosome 2, bCalAnn1_v1.p, whole genome shotgun sequence genome includes a window with the following:
- the NUP42 gene encoding nucleoporin NUP42 isoform X4 encodes MTPLGAVWRGCGHHGDLSVLPPGPLPLRREVLERAPPRRRAIWALCDPPAPRECVVKDMETWESSGQWALSSYSPMEKKPNVSGFSDFSPEELRLEYYNCRANNNIQNYINSVQQLVKQWKSQLLQLKTLNASTKAALLSELKNTAAQSLPSFGFGGQQTSSTGMPTFPVNSSSSSASNFSFKTSSSLVSASSGNTPAFGSSSGGFSLPAFGVTPSPSASHAAGFGSSTTPSAASFSFKTSETSSGFGASGFSGFGSSSGNSSGNASLTAFGSFNAAPSHPSSGQTASAFGHSITSTVSAVTNTAISEKLFTPKSELSAEELKQFEGKKFTMGKIPLKPPPLELLNILGF; translated from the exons ATGACGCCATTGGGCGCGGTGTGGCGGGGCTGCGGGCACCATGGCGATCTGTCAGTTCTTCCTCCAGGGCCGCTGCCGCTTCGGAGAGAGGTGCTGGAACGAGCACCCCCGCGGCGGCGGGCGATATGGGCCCTCTGCGACCCACCAGCACCACG tgAATGTGTAGTGAAAGACATGGAAACTTGGGAATCTTCAGGACAATGGGCACTTTCATCTTATTCACCAATGGAAAAGAAGCCGAATGTCTCAG GCTTTTCAGATTTCTCACCAGAAGAGTTGCGTCTGGAGTATTACAACTGCAGAGCAAACAACAACATTCAGAACTAT ataaattctGTCCAACAGTTAGTGAAACAATGGAAAAGTCAGCTGCTTCAGTTGAAAACTTTGAATGCATCAACAAAAGCAGCTTTG ctatcTGAATTAAAGAACACAGCTGCTCAATCATTGCCTTCCTTTGGATTTGGAGGACAGCAAACATCAAGCACTGGGATGCCAA CCTTTCCTGTgaacagcagcagtagcagtGCTAGCAACTTCTCCTTTAAAACAAGTTCCAGTCTTGTCAGTGCATCATCTGGAAACACCCCTGCTTTTGGGAGCTCTTCTGGAGGTTTCAGTCTTCCTGCATTTGGTGTCACACCCTCTCCTAGTGCATCCCATGCTGCTGGGTTTGGCAGCTCAACAACTCCATCTGCAGCCTCCTTCTCGTTTAAAACTTCTGAAACAAGCAGTGGTTTTGGAGCTTCTGGGTTTTCAGGGTTTGGCAGTTCTTCTGGGAACTCTTCAGGCAACGCTTCACTTACAGCCTTTGGAAGTTTCAATGCTGCTCCCTCACATCCAAGCAGTGGACAGACTGCCAGTGCCTTTGGACACAGCATCACATCCACAGTTTCTGCAGTCACAAACACTGCTATCTCGGAGAAGTTATTTACACCAAAGAGTGAGTTAtcagctgaagagctgaaacaatttgaaggaaaaaagtttacGATGGGGAAGATTCCTCTTAAGCCACCACCATTAGaacttttaaacattttaggcttttaa
- the NUP42 gene encoding nucleoporin NUP42 isoform X3: MFMVLKLSVGGTSRGGGWTNQTTNQRYTNVIQPSTFKSNTWGGSRDQGRGFFGSSDFGSSGGSSSSRNADFSQNRFSSLMNSQNIADGYKDEEERLLECVVKDMETWESSGQWALSSYSPMEKKPNVSGFSDFSPEELRLEYYNCRANNNIQNYINSVQQLVKQWKSQLLQLKTLNASTKAALLSELKNTAAQSLPSFGFGGQQTSSTGMPTFPVNSSSSSASNFSFKTSSSLVSASSGNTPAFGSSSGGFSLPAFGVTPSPSASHAAGFGSSTTPSAASFSFKTSETSSGFGASGFSGFGSSSGNSSGNASLTAFGSFNAAPSHPSSGQTASAFGHSITSTVSAVTNTAISEKLFTPKSELSAEELKQFEGKKFTMGKIPLKPPPLELLNILGF, translated from the exons ATGTTCATGGTCTTAAAATTAAGCGTGGGAG GTACtagcagaggaggaggatggacCAACCAGACCACCAACCAGAGATACACTAATGTTATCCAGCCCTCGACCTTTAAGTCTAATACATGGGGTGGCAGCAGAGATCAGGGAAGAGGATTTTTTGGGTCCTCTGATTTTGGATCAtcaggtggcagcagcagcagcagaaatgcagacTTTTCACAGAACAGATTCTCTTCGCTAATGAACAGTCAAAATATTGCTGATGGCTACAAAGATGAAGAGGAGAGACTTCT tgAATGTGTAGTGAAAGACATGGAAACTTGGGAATCTTCAGGACAATGGGCACTTTCATCTTATTCACCAATGGAAAAGAAGCCGAATGTCTCAG GCTTTTCAGATTTCTCACCAGAAGAGTTGCGTCTGGAGTATTACAACTGCAGAGCAAACAACAACATTCAGAACTAT ataaattctGTCCAACAGTTAGTGAAACAATGGAAAAGTCAGCTGCTTCAGTTGAAAACTTTGAATGCATCAACAAAAGCAGCTTTG ctatcTGAATTAAAGAACACAGCTGCTCAATCATTGCCTTCCTTTGGATTTGGAGGACAGCAAACATCAAGCACTGGGATGCCAA CCTTTCCTGTgaacagcagcagtagcagtGCTAGCAACTTCTCCTTTAAAACAAGTTCCAGTCTTGTCAGTGCATCATCTGGAAACACCCCTGCTTTTGGGAGCTCTTCTGGAGGTTTCAGTCTTCCTGCATTTGGTGTCACACCCTCTCCTAGTGCATCCCATGCTGCTGGGTTTGGCAGCTCAACAACTCCATCTGCAGCCTCCTTCTCGTTTAAAACTTCTGAAACAAGCAGTGGTTTTGGAGCTTCTGGGTTTTCAGGGTTTGGCAGTTCTTCTGGGAACTCTTCAGGCAACGCTTCACTTACAGCCTTTGGAAGTTTCAATGCTGCTCCCTCACATCCAAGCAGTGGACAGACTGCCAGTGCCTTTGGACACAGCATCACATCCACAGTTTCTGCAGTCACAAACACTGCTATCTCGGAGAAGTTATTTACACCAAAGAGTGAGTTAtcagctgaagagctgaaacaatttgaaggaaaaaagtttacGATGGGGAAGATTCCTCTTAAGCCACCACCATTAGaacttttaaacattttaggcttttaa
- the NUP42 gene encoding nucleoporin NUP42 isoform X2 gives MFMVLKLSVGGLCCATEPLLRGGGWTNQTTNQRYTNVIQPSTFKSNTWGGSRDQGRGFFGSSDFGSSGGSSSSRNADFSQNRFSSLMNSQNIADGYKDEEERLLECVVKDMETWESSGQWALSSYSPMEKKPNVSGFSDFSPEELRLEYYNCRANNNIQNYINSVQQLVKQWKSQLLQLKTLNASTKAALLSELKNTAAQSLPSFGFGGQQTSSTGMPTFPVNSSSSSASNFSFKTSSSLVSASSGNTPAFGSSSGGFSLPAFGVTPSPSASHAAGFGSSTTPSAASFSFKTSETSSGFGASGFSGFGSSSGNSSGNASLTAFGSFNAAPSHPSSGQTASAFGHSITSTVSAVTNTAISEKLFTPKSELSAEELKQFEGKKFTMGKIPLKPPPLELLNILGF, from the exons ATGTTCATGGTCTTAAAATTAAGCGTGGGAGGTCTGTGCTGTGCAACAGAGCCACTGCT cagaggaggaggatggacCAACCAGACCACCAACCAGAGATACACTAATGTTATCCAGCCCTCGACCTTTAAGTCTAATACATGGGGTGGCAGCAGAGATCAGGGAAGAGGATTTTTTGGGTCCTCTGATTTTGGATCAtcaggtggcagcagcagcagcagaaatgcagacTTTTCACAGAACAGATTCTCTTCGCTAATGAACAGTCAAAATATTGCTGATGGCTACAAAGATGAAGAGGAGAGACTTCT tgAATGTGTAGTGAAAGACATGGAAACTTGGGAATCTTCAGGACAATGGGCACTTTCATCTTATTCACCAATGGAAAAGAAGCCGAATGTCTCAG GCTTTTCAGATTTCTCACCAGAAGAGTTGCGTCTGGAGTATTACAACTGCAGAGCAAACAACAACATTCAGAACTAT ataaattctGTCCAACAGTTAGTGAAACAATGGAAAAGTCAGCTGCTTCAGTTGAAAACTTTGAATGCATCAACAAAAGCAGCTTTG ctatcTGAATTAAAGAACACAGCTGCTCAATCATTGCCTTCCTTTGGATTTGGAGGACAGCAAACATCAAGCACTGGGATGCCAA CCTTTCCTGTgaacagcagcagtagcagtGCTAGCAACTTCTCCTTTAAAACAAGTTCCAGTCTTGTCAGTGCATCATCTGGAAACACCCCTGCTTTTGGGAGCTCTTCTGGAGGTTTCAGTCTTCCTGCATTTGGTGTCACACCCTCTCCTAGTGCATCCCATGCTGCTGGGTTTGGCAGCTCAACAACTCCATCTGCAGCCTCCTTCTCGTTTAAAACTTCTGAAACAAGCAGTGGTTTTGGAGCTTCTGGGTTTTCAGGGTTTGGCAGTTCTTCTGGGAACTCTTCAGGCAACGCTTCACTTACAGCCTTTGGAAGTTTCAATGCTGCTCCCTCACATCCAAGCAGTGGACAGACTGCCAGTGCCTTTGGACACAGCATCACATCCACAGTTTCTGCAGTCACAAACACTGCTATCTCGGAGAAGTTATTTACACCAAAGAGTGAGTTAtcagctgaagagctgaaacaatttgaaggaaaaaagtttacGATGGGGAAGATTCCTCTTAAGCCACCACCATTAGaacttttaaacattttaggcttttaa
- the NUP42 gene encoding nucleoporin NUP42 isoform X1, whose product MAICQFFLQGRCRFGERCWNEHPRGGGRYGPSATHQHHGTSRGGGWTNQTTNQRYTNVIQPSTFKSNTWGGSRDQGRGFFGSSDFGSSGGSSSSRNADFSQNRFSSLMNSQNIADGYKDEEERLLECVVKDMETWESSGQWALSSYSPMEKKPNVSGFSDFSPEELRLEYYNCRANNNIQNYINSVQQLVKQWKSQLLQLKTLNASTKAALLSELKNTAAQSLPSFGFGGQQTSSTGMPTFPVNSSSSSASNFSFKTSSSLVSASSGNTPAFGSSSGGFSLPAFGVTPSPSASHAAGFGSSTTPSAASFSFKTSETSSGFGASGFSGFGSSSGNSSGNASLTAFGSFNAAPSHPSSGQTASAFGHSITSTVSAVTNTAISEKLFTPKSELSAEELKQFEGKKFTMGKIPLKPPPLELLNILGF is encoded by the exons ATGGCGATCTGTCAGTTCTTCCTCCAGGGCCGCTGCCGCTTCGGAGAGAGGTGCTGGAACGAGCACCCCCGCGGCGGCGGGCGATATGGGCCCTCTGCGACCCACCAGCACCACG GTACtagcagaggaggaggatggacCAACCAGACCACCAACCAGAGATACACTAATGTTATCCAGCCCTCGACCTTTAAGTCTAATACATGGGGTGGCAGCAGAGATCAGGGAAGAGGATTTTTTGGGTCCTCTGATTTTGGATCAtcaggtggcagcagcagcagcagaaatgcagacTTTTCACAGAACAGATTCTCTTCGCTAATGAACAGTCAAAATATTGCTGATGGCTACAAAGATGAAGAGGAGAGACTTCT tgAATGTGTAGTGAAAGACATGGAAACTTGGGAATCTTCAGGACAATGGGCACTTTCATCTTATTCACCAATGGAAAAGAAGCCGAATGTCTCAG GCTTTTCAGATTTCTCACCAGAAGAGTTGCGTCTGGAGTATTACAACTGCAGAGCAAACAACAACATTCAGAACTAT ataaattctGTCCAACAGTTAGTGAAACAATGGAAAAGTCAGCTGCTTCAGTTGAAAACTTTGAATGCATCAACAAAAGCAGCTTTG ctatcTGAATTAAAGAACACAGCTGCTCAATCATTGCCTTCCTTTGGATTTGGAGGACAGCAAACATCAAGCACTGGGATGCCAA CCTTTCCTGTgaacagcagcagtagcagtGCTAGCAACTTCTCCTTTAAAACAAGTTCCAGTCTTGTCAGTGCATCATCTGGAAACACCCCTGCTTTTGGGAGCTCTTCTGGAGGTTTCAGTCTTCCTGCATTTGGTGTCACACCCTCTCCTAGTGCATCCCATGCTGCTGGGTTTGGCAGCTCAACAACTCCATCTGCAGCCTCCTTCTCGTTTAAAACTTCTGAAACAAGCAGTGGTTTTGGAGCTTCTGGGTTTTCAGGGTTTGGCAGTTCTTCTGGGAACTCTTCAGGCAACGCTTCACTTACAGCCTTTGGAAGTTTCAATGCTGCTCCCTCACATCCAAGCAGTGGACAGACTGCCAGTGCCTTTGGACACAGCATCACATCCACAGTTTCTGCAGTCACAAACACTGCTATCTCGGAGAAGTTATTTACACCAAAGAGTGAGTTAtcagctgaagagctgaaacaatttgaaggaaaaaagtttacGATGGGGAAGATTCCTCTTAAGCCACCACCATTAGaacttttaaacattttaggcttttaa